A stretch of Fusarium fujikuroi IMI 58289 draft genome, chromosome FFUJ_chr10 DNA encodes these proteins:
- a CDS encoding related to protoporphyrinogen oxidase — translation MTIYVITGISRGLGYELARQLSNDHRNTVVGIVRDKTATITKISQDAELNRRSNIHVIEADLTNYNALKKAVNETAKITGGSIDYLIANAAYVSKFDTFDPMGALGNTPKELEDDLKMLFDVNVVANIHLFNLFIPLILKGKEKKVVAISTGLADLEFTNNFEHEFTPLYSISKAAMNMAVAKFNAQYKKEGVLFMSVCPGMVDVGQFNHATPQQMEAMGGMMAKFKEYAPHFTGPATAEDAVKDMRAVWENATIEGGYGGAYLSQFGNKQWL, via the exons ATGACGATTTACGTGATCACCGGTATCTCTAGAGGCCTCGGG TACGAGCTCGCCCGCCAGCTTTCCAACGACCATAGGAACACCGTTGTCGGAATCGTGCGCGACAAGACTGCGACTATCACCAAGATTTCGCAGGATGCGGAGCTCAACCGACGCTCCAACATCCACGTTATTGAAGCCGACTTGACCAACTACAACGCACTCAAA AAAGCCGTGAACGAAACTGCTAAGATTACTGGCGGGAGCATCGACTACCTTATTGCCAACGCAGCATACGTCTCGAAATTCGATACCTTTGACCCCATGGGAGCCCT GGGCAATACCCCCAaggagctggaagatgatCTCAAGATGCTCTTTGACGTCAACGTCGTGGCCAACATTCACCTATTTAACCTCTTCATTCCCCTTATTCTCAAaggcaaagaaaagaaagtcGTGGCTATCTCCACTGGCCTTGCTGACCTGGAATTCACCAACAACTTCGAGCATGAGTTTACCCCGCTGTACTCCATCAGCAAAGCCGCCATGAACATGGCGGTCGCCAAGTTTAACGCCCAGTACAAGAAGGAAGGTGTTTTGTTCATGAGTGTATGCCCCGGAATGGTTGATGTTGGCCAGTTCAATCACG CGACCCCACAGCAGATGGAGGCGATGGGGGGTATGATGGCCAAGTTCAAAGAGTATGCTCCGCATTTCACTGGCCCAGCGACAGCGGAAGATGCGGTCAAAGACATGAGAGCAGTGTGGGAGAACGCGACTATTGAGGGAGGTTATGGCGGTGCCTATCTTTCTCAATTCGGAAACAAACAGTGGCTGTAA